The Halostagnicola kamekurae sequence AGTTCACCGAGAGAAGCACCTTTGCCGCCGACCGTCTCGAGGTCGTCGGCGCTGATCTCGTCCAGCCAGAGTACAGCCATCTCTATTTGCGTGGACAGCAGGTCCGATAAAGAAGGTTGCGAACATACTTCACAGAGACTACTCGGGACCGAATGAGTATCTCCGCGGCCCGCTGATTTCGCCGCTTCAACAATGGTCGATCTGTCCCTGACGGTATTGGTTCGACCGTTGAACAGTATCCCACAGCGATTATAGAACTCGAGTTACTGGTCAGACCATGGAACTCTCCAACGCTGCGAAGTGGACGCTATTCAATCGGGCGCTCACGGCGGGCGCAATGGTTCTCGGAACTGGATTGGCCCTCCTCGGCTTCGTCCTCGGGTTCTGGGGATCGATCGAAACGCTGGTCGTCGATAGGAACGTCCAGACCGCGGTCGAGAACGCGAATCCGATACTCACGCTCGCGCTCGCAGCGGTCGGCTTCATCGTCTGGCAGATAGGCAAGACCTACGCGCTGTTCTGGTCGCTCCCTCGAGCGTCCGGGCGAGCCGCCGCGAAGCGCTTCGACCACGGGCGACTCAAGAGCGAGGTCGTCGAGGCGCTCGACGAGCGACTGGCTGAGATGGAAGAGGACGTCGCAGAGACCCGCCGAAGCGTCCAGGAACTGAAACGGACCGAGCACGCGGCCGCCTTCGACGAGGAGGACGCCCTCGAGTCGACGCCCGTCCAACGATCGGAGTCGACCGCCCGTTCAGCGACGACTGCCCAGCAACCGGGAGCGACTGCCAGTTCAGCGGCGACCGGTCAGCAGTCGGCGACGGATCGGTCCGAAACGACCGGTCAGTCACAGTCCAACCCGGCCGAGCGCTCCGCATCCGAATCCGGTAAGCCGGCCGAATCCGGGTTCGAGTTTTCGTCACCTGACGGTTCGAACTCGGAACGGCCCGGCGAACGGGCTCCGAGCGAATCACACCCACAGGATCCACAGACGACGACCGAGACCGAGAACGAAGCGCCGTCGTCATCCACCGAGACGGATCGACCGGATGCGACCGACGCGGACGACCAGGACGCGCCGTCGGAGTCGGACGAGCCCCGAAACTGATCGCGGTTCTATCACCGACGACGCCACCGCCCGCCGTCGTCTCCGCTCCGAAACTCACCGATCATTTCTCGCCGCCGTAATACTCAGGCCTCGAGGATGTCGTCTTCCTCGATGTCGGGAACGGTGATCGTTCCGTCCAGCGCGGTAACGCCTCGTCCGCCGACACGCACGCCGTCCTCGAGGCGGACCCGGACCAGCCCCGGCCGGTCGACGTAGTGGCCCTGCTCGAGGTGCAGTTCCTCGGGGAGGTCGTCGTCGAACGCGCTGAACCGATCGAGGTAGGCCGCGACGGCGCCGCTCGCGGTGCCCGTAACGGGGTCCTCGGGGACGCCCGCGCCGGGCGCGAACATCCGGCCGTGCAGCGTCGAGTCGCGGTCGAGCGCGTCGAAGGTAAAGCAGTAGACGCCCGCTGCGTCGACCGAATCGGCGAGTTCCTCGACGGCGTTCATGTCCGGGTCGGCGTCGCCGAGGTCCGAGAGGTAGGTGATCGGCACGATCAAGAACGGCAGGCCGGTCGAGGAAACCGCGAGCGGAATATCGTCGCTGGCCCCCTCGAGCGCGGCCTGGCTTACCCCCAGCGCGTCGGCAACGCGGTCGTAACCGACATCGGCCTCGCGAATTTGGGGCTCGTCCTGCGTCATCCAGACTGTGCCGTCCTCCCCGACCTCGATCTCGAGGACGCCGACGTTCGTCTCGAGGGCGGTCGTTCCGGGCTCAAGTCCGTCGTCGTGGAGGTGTGCGAAGGAGCCGATCGTCGCGTGCCCGCAGAGATCTACCTCCTGCGTTGGGGTGAAATACCGCACGCGGCGGTCGGCGTCCGGATCGTTGCTCGAGTGCAGGAAGGCCGTCTCGCTGACGGCCATCTCGGCGGCGATAGACTGCATCTGCGCGGCCGAGAGGCCGTCTGCGTCCGGCACGACGCCGGCGGGATTGCCGGAAAGCGGTTCGTCGGTGAAGGCGTCGACCTGGACGATCCGAATCGTCTCCATACGAAGTCGGTAGGGCAGGCGGCGTATCAATCCACCGCCGTCGCCACGATACCGGCACTCGACCACGCAGGTCGACGCTATCTACTCACCTACAGGCCGTCGATACCATTGCGAGTACGGTTCCTCGTCGAGTAGTCATCGATAGCGGACCAATCATGTTTCGTTAGATGGGTTTACTGCGAGTTTTTCGTGACTGTGACCAATATAGTATCCATTGGACCAATTCCAACCGGTCACGAATTTGTGACTGTCCTGGCGCACTGGTTTCCCTCAGGGGAGTCTATATCTAATACCGTTCTTGATCGATAAACTGCCTCGTGACACTCTCATTATGCGACCACATATAAACTAAACCATATTTTAAAAATTTAAACTATATAGATACCAATCCTAGTTACAATATATATTTTGTAGTAATATCAAAATTTAATAATTGGGTTATGTGACTGGTTCCTATGCCGATAGGAAATAGAAGTCGCCGTAACGCACTGAAACTGTTCGGAACTGTTGCGATGGGAGGCCTACTGTCTCTCGGAGCAACACCAGTCCAGGGAACAAAGGCTGTGAGTCTCCCTGTTCGGGCCAGAGGGGTGCGTACCATTCGTCGGATTCCCCAAGCGGATGGATACATTCGAGAAGTCAAATTCGAGATTGAAGAAACTGATCCGATATCAGTGGATTCGGAAAGTAAATCAACTACGATGAGTACCGAATCCGGTAGTTATAATCCCGAAGTCAGGCCAGGCAATACAGTTGACTTCGGGAGGGACGAGATGAGGATTGACGGAGAGATGTTCAAAGATACTGAACAAGCAGCCAAATCTCAGCTTTCAGAAACGGACGATCCGGACGTGGTTGAATATGAAGATACAGCAATTCTGGGGACTGTCGAGCAACACTATGCCCAGGAGATGCGGATGCGGGACGCACTTTTAGCCGACGACTCTCTCTCCTCGCAGGCAGAATCGAATCCGCTACTTGCTGCAGATTGTTCGAAGTATACGTACAATGGAAACAACCCGTCTGATCGGGACGACCTTGCCGAACGAACAGCACCGATTAATCTTGCATGGGATAATGGAAAAGATGCGTCGGACATACAGGATGATATGCAGGATGAAGGGTGGGGAGCGCCATGGCCATCCAGTGACAAATACGTCTTCGAGGATGAAGACACGGTCAAGGCACAGGACGAACACATAAAAAGGAATATTCCTCCTAGTTCGGTACCGACCCAGTATCACGTTCGAGCCTATGATCTCTCCGGCGTTGCCAATCTAGAGGTTATCGGTGCAGGCCACAGAGACCCGCCGGATCACAACCAGGGCTGCGAATGGGTCGGTATCGGCTGTGGTGTCAACTGGAGAGCGTCGGAGACACGCGAGGAGGTGTCGGACGAGTGGACAGACGTGAAAACAAAATACGCAGGAAACGCAAATATCGACTCCGCCTCCGGCAATTACGATTATATCGAGGGCGATATCAAAGACGATGGTGGCAGTATTGGATGTCCTCCTTTCTGTCCGGTATAACGTAGTAATTATCTGCACGCCAACAGTACTGAAATAGTATGCAGGGAAGTATTGACCCGGTCTTTGGAAGCAGGCCGGTCAATGCGGCCGTCTCGATCGTGCTCGCATCCGTTGCCCTCTTAGGACTGTATTTCCTTCAGAAACGAGCCGACACTCCGGAAGGCGGCGCTGCAGCCGGCAGTGTCTGGTACGTCGTGATCTGTTCTGTGGTTTATCTTAGCCCGCGATACGTACATGATACGTTCGCATCCGGTGTCTTCGGATTCCAGTATCTCCTCTGGGTCTTCGTGATCGTCGTTCCGCTGGTGGCGCTTCAGGCCGGAGTCCCGGTGTACATTTTTGCAACCCGTGGAAATGTGGGCGCGTTAGTCGGGTTGTTCGCTGTGACTGCCCTCACGTTTTGGGGACTACTGGGAACAGGTGGCGAGTCGGATATCTTAGTTGGATATCCCTACGTAATGTTTCCGGCCGCCGTCCTCATCGTTTCGTTTACTACTGGCGTGGATGTCGCTACCCGTAAAGTATCGAACCGGGTTGGTACGTGAACCCTGCCGAGGAACTTATCCGTTCGCTACTTTTCTGGCGTTTGTTGGTGCTATAGTAGCCACTGAGACGATTTACACACCGATCGCGAAGCAATCTTGCGATCGGACGTACAATGACT is a genomic window containing:
- a CDS encoding PhzF family phenazine biosynthesis protein, whose protein sequence is METIRIVQVDAFTDEPLSGNPAGVVPDADGLSAAQMQSIAAEMAVSETAFLHSSNDPDADRRVRYFTPTQEVDLCGHATIGSFAHLHDDGLEPGTTALETNVGVLEIEVGEDGTVWMTQDEPQIREADVGYDRVADALGVSQAALEGASDDIPLAVSSTGLPFLIVPITYLSDLGDADPDMNAVEELADSVDAAGVYCFTFDALDRDSTLHGRMFAPGAGVPEDPVTGTASGAVAAYLDRFSAFDDDLPEELHLEQGHYVDRPGLVRVRLEDGVRVGGRGVTALDGTITVPDIEEDDILEA